The following DNA comes from Candidatus Aminicenantes bacterium.
CGGGGCGATGTTCCTTCTGCTCCGTGCGGGCCTTCTACGGAGTCTCGGAAGGCCCGGCTTGGAGGGGGCGTTCGCCCCGGTCCATCGTGGCGGAAATGCGGGAGATCACTGATCGTTACGGAGCCCACCTCTTCTCCTTCGTCGACGAAACGGCCATGGGCCCGGGGCCGCGCGGGCCGGCCCGCCTGGCGGAGCTGGCCGGGCTCATCAGGACCTCCGGCTTGACGCCCGAATTCTTCATGGCCGTGCGGGCCGACCAGGTCGAAGAGCCTCTCTTTCGGGAGCTGCGGTCCGCCGGCTTACGGAAGGTCGAGGTCGGCCTCGAATCGATGGCCCCGACCCAGCTGAAGCGGTTCGGCAAGGGGACACGGGTCGCGGACAACCGAAGGGCCCTCCAAATTCTCGAGAAGCTGGGCCTAGCCGTCGAGATTCTCATGATCCCGTTCGATCCGGGGGTCACGGCGGGCGAGCTGAGGACGAATCTCCGTTTCTACCGGAAACGATTCCAGACCGGCCGGAGCTACGACGTCGCCCCGCTCAGCATGGGCAATTACTTGTGTCCCTATCCCGGGACGGGGACGCGAGCCGTTTATGAGAGAAACGGCTGGCTCGCCGGAGACGGCCAAGTCTCCTTCCGCGCCCTGGACGCTCGCCTGCAGAAGGTCGGCCATGCGCTGATGAGGTTCATCGGTTCGGCGGAGTTTGTTTTCCCGAGGTCCTACATGAATCTCGGGAACCTCTGGGTCAACAGCGCCGGCCTGCCGGCATCCGTCTCGGACCGGATCGGCGGCATGTGTTCCGAGACCGGAAATCTCTTCCTGGATTTCGCCGAGTGGGCACTGAAGATCACGGCCGGGCCGCAGCCGATCCCGATCCAAGAGATCGGGCGGCTGATCGACGACCTGCGCCGGTTCTTGGCCCGGCTGCAACCGCTGCGGGAAGAGCTGGGTGCGCTGGTCGAAGCCCACGCCAACGACCGGCGGCCTATGCCCCGCGGCACGTCAGACTTGGCTAAAAGGCTCTTTCTCTTGGCGAGGCGAAGGAAGCGCCGCATCCTAATTGAAGCCAGCCGCGCGCCGGACCCGTACCGGATCATCACCGGAATCCTCGATGCCCTGACGAGGGACGCGCCTTCTTGAGGCCCAAGCTCCGCCGGCCTCCTGCGGGATCGACCGGGAAGCCCGCTCAGGCAAACACGATATAAAGCCCGATCATAATCACGATCAGGACCGCGGCGACCAGCCGGTAATCGAAGAGCCCGGTCCAGGTCCCCCGAACCGCAGCCCAAGGGTTCCTCCAGACCAGCGCCTCGCTCTCGGGCGTGTGGCGATGGGGCTTGAGATACGAGACAGCGGCCAGGACGATCGAGCAGATCACGAACAGATAGAACGTCGCCATCATCGACGGCACATTCCAGCCGGTCTTGGCCTTGAACCAGTCAAGGAAAAAGACGCCGAGCCCCAAAGCCGACCCGATCGTCAGCGTCGCAGCCGCCGCCTTGGCCGAGGCCCGCTTCCAGAAGACGCCCCAAAGGAACACGGCGGTGATCGGCGGCGCGATGTAGCAGATCAGAGCCGTGACACCCTGGAAGATGCTCTGGAAGTGGCTGATGAGCGGAGACCACAAGATGGCCGCGACCATGGCGATGAAGGTGACGACACGGCCAATGTGGGTCAGCTTGCGGTCGGAGGTGGCCGGCCGCCAGCGCTTATAAAGATCCAAGCTGAACAGGGTGGCGATCGAATTCAGGGCTCCGGACACCGTGCTCATCAATGCCGCCAGGAGCGCCGCCGCCACAACCCCCTTGAGCCCGACTGGCAGAAGATGGTTGATGAGGACCGAGTATGTATCGGCAGAATCGCCGAAAGCGGGCAGCTTTCCCTGTCGGACGAGTCCCGCCGCGATAAGCCCCGGCAGGACGAACAGGAAGACCGGCAGGATCTTGATGAACCCGGCAAAAAGCGGGCCCAGCCGGGCGTTGCGTTCGTCCTTGGCGCCCAGCACCCGCTGGACGATGGTCTGGTCGGCGCACCAATACCACAGCCCGATCACCGGATAGCCCAGAAAGACCGCGTACCACGGCAGGGACGGCGTCTCAGCTGCCGTGCGCAGGATGGTCAGCTTGACCGGCTCGACCGAGGCTGCCAACCCTCCCCAGCCGCCGACCTGGACCAGGCCGATGACCACGACGCAGGCTGCGCCGGCGATCAGGATGACCGTCTGGACGGATTCGGTCAGCACCACGGCCAACAGCCCGCCGACGATCGTGTAGAGGCCGGTCAGGACGGCGGTCAGAACGATGCTGACGTTGATCGGGATGCCGAAGAGGCCCTTCAACACGACGGCCCCGGTGTAAAGCGAGAAGCCGATGTGAATGAAGACCGCGGAGAAGATCGACAATACCGCCAGCCAGTCGCGGCTGGCCCGGCTGTAGCGCTTCTCCAGGAAGTCGGGCAACGTCGCGACGCGGGAGCGGATATAGAACGGGGCGAAGAAAAACGACAGGACGACAAGGAGAAAGGCGGCCATCCACTCGAAGTTGCCGTAGGCCAGGCCGTTGACGTAGCCCTCCTGGGCCAGGCTGACGAGGTGGATGGTGGAGATGTTGGTCGAAAAGAGGGCCAGGCCGATGATCGGCCAGCGCAGGGACCCGCCGGCTAAAAAATACTCCTGGCTGGATCCCGTGCGGGACCGCCTCCCCTTCCAAGCCCACAGGCCGAGTCCGACGATGCCCGTCAGGTAAACGGCGATGACGGCCAGATCGGGCCAGGCCAGCCGCAGAGAGCTTCCCATGGCGTCCGTTCCGCGTCCCGGCTCAATCGGTGTGGAAGACTTCTTCCAGGGCCGACCACCAGTCCTTCTCCCCGCTCAGGGGAATCCGGGTTTGGCAGGGATCAGTCTCCTTCCACCAGCGCTGGGTCTCCGGGTCGGCGGCCATCTTGGCCATGTCGGCGGCGAAGTCGCTGCCCGTGTACTCGAAATAGGCGAAGAGGTAGAACTTGCCCTTCTCGATCTCTTTTAGATAGATCGAGTAATTGCGGATGTTGCACTCCTTGATCCGCTTCAGCACCGACGGCCAGACCGCCGCATGCAGTTCTTTGTAATAGGCCAGCTTCTCGGGCTTCAAGGCGATGATCTGACCGAACCGCTGGACCTTCGGCTCCGAGAACGCGGCCAGCAGAACGGCCACCATTCCCGAAAAGATCAGAACGCTCGTGAGTCCGACCGTGATCCCTCTCAGTGTCATGAGTCCTCCTCTTCTTCCTTCCCCGTTATTTCTTCTTGGCCACGGGCTTCTTGGCTGGGACGCTTCCCGCCGTTGCATTGGTGATCTTGACGACGATCGGCCAGGCAGGGCCCCAGGTCATGCTGGGAGCTTTCGCTCCCAAGGCTTTGGCCATCGCCGCCGGCGTCTTGATGAGCTGGACAGAGTGGGTCTGCGAAACGGTGACATGCAGCCCCTGCTTGTCCTCGTTCCATTCAACCCCTCCGTCCTGGCTCAAGACGGAAACCTGGGTGCCGGTGCCGGCCTTGACCGATTTCAAGGTAAAACGGGCGCCGCCCGGAGTCTTGATCCCCTTGAGGCCGTACTGCAAGCCGACGAAGGCATAAACCGTCCCGTCGGAGCGCCGCGTCGTCAGCCAGACGTCCCCCTCGTTGGTCGTGATCCAGGGCCGCACGCCGCGCACGCCCTCGCCGTAGAGGCTCATCCACAGACCCAGCTCGCGGAGCAGGGCTTCGTCGGGCGGGGCGATCTTGCCGTCCGGCCTCGGGCCGACGTTGAGCAGCATGTTGCCGCCGCGGGCCCGGATGTGGATCAGGTTGCGGATCACCTCGTCCGCCGTGCGGACGTCGGCGTTGGGCTGGTAGGCCCACTGCCAGCTCGTGGTCATGCAGCTTTCCCAGGCCCGGTCGTCGGCCTGACCCGGGATCTCCTGCTCGGGAGTCGGGATCTCGCCCCGGCCGATGAAGACATCCTGCTTGACCTGCCAGGAGCGCTTCTTGAGCGGCTCGCACTTGCCGTCGAACCAGATCATGAAGATATCGCCGTACTTGGTCAGCAGCTCTTCGATCTGCCCGCGTTCGTAGTCCAGGAAAGTCGTCTGCTTGGGGCCGAAGAGCGCCCCGGCCGTGAAATCGGCCTCGTAGAGATGGGTGAAGCGCTTGCCGGTCACGAACTGATATCGGAAATCGCCGGGCGAATAATAAATCCCGACCAGGATGCCCTCCTTGCGGAAGGCATCGGCCACGGCGGCGGTGATGTCTTTGCCGTAGGGCGACTTGGTGATCTTGAAGTCGCTGTAGGCCGTGTCGAACATGGCGTAGCCGTCGTGGTGCTTGGCCGTGAAGCAGACGTACTCGATCCCGGCCAGCTTGGCCAGGCGGGCCCACTCGGCCGCGTCGAAGGCGGTCGGGTTGAAGGTCTCGGCCAGGGCGTAGTAGCGCTTGACATAGTCGTCCGAGGCGCCGTTGAGCGGCCAGGAGATCTCGGTCCCAAGCTGGGAGTTGGGGCCCCAGTGGATGAAAAGGCCCAGCCCGGCGTCGCGGAAGATCTCGGTCTTGGCCGGATCGTTGGACAGCCGGACCTTATCCTCCGGGATGAGCGTGACGGGCTTGACGGCGGCGGCCGCGGACTTGTCCGGGCCGGGGCTGCAGGCGGTTAAAAGCAAAAGCGTTGTTCCCGCTAGAACCAGAAGGATGCCGATTTTCCATTTGTTTCGGATTTTCATTGAGCCTGCTCCTTTAATCGTCCTCACGGCTAAAGTCCTAAGACGAGGTCCCCACGCCCCGACGAAACGTCGGGCGCTCGGGACGACAAGCAAAGTAGTCGGTCGTCGCATGACATCGACATGGCGAGTGATTCCTAGCATAACAGCGTCATTGCGAGCCTCAGGCATGGCAAATAATAGCATCTCATCTTTATGTCATTGCGAGCACTCGCACAGCGAGTGCGTGGCAACGCTTCGTCGTCCCTCGCGGCGATAGTCGAGGCGATTTCGCGTCGAGGACGGCAAGGCACCGCCTCGCTGCGACCAGCGCAAGCAAGTCGCCGCGAGGGCAACCTCTCCATTATAGATACCCCCCGCATTCCCGCACAGTGTCATATAGCGCGATCGTGTTTTCGACGTTCGTTTCGGGCAATAGATAATCGTGGCTGGGCGAGGCGATATAGCCTCCGCCGGGCTTCATGGCCGCCAGGATGCGCCGGGTTTCACTTCGGACAAGATCCGGCGTCCCGGCAATGAGGAGATGATGGGTATCGAGGCAGCCGTTGAGGACAACGTCCCGGCCGTAAAGCCGCTTCAGCCGCTCGGGCTCCATGTCGCGCGCGTCAGGCTGGAGCGACTGCAGGCCGTCGATGCCGGCCTCGATAAGCAGAGGGATGAGGGGCGCGAAGCCGCCGCAGCAATGCAGTTGGACCTTCAAGCCGAAGGCATGGCCCAGGCCAGCCAGCCGGCGCAGGTGCGGCAGGAAGAACTTCCGGAACATGACCGGAGAGACGACCGGCCCGTTCTGGGTTCCAAAGTCGTTGCCGATGAAGAAGACGTCGATGGCCCCCGTCGCGGCCTCGAAGATCCGGCGGCTGACTTCGGCGTAATAATCGGTCATCCGGGCCAAGACCGCCTCGACGATCGCGGGAGTCTCGACCATGAGCGTCATGAACCGCTCCATCCCGAACAAGTCGATGGCATCGTGGAAAAAGGGCGACCAGTCGCCGCCCAGGACAGCGTATTCGCGATTCCAGGCAAGGGCGTCGGCCCGGATGGAAGAGACATCCATCCAATCGGGATCGGGCCAGGCGAAGCCTTCGACACCGGCCGGGGACGCGGCTTCGGCCAAGGGATGACCGAGCGGTTGGCCATATCCATATCCCGTCCGCTCGACTCCGAACGGCGTGCGGGACGTGGCTTCAGGGTGGTTGAAATAGGAGGATGGAGAGCGGCCCTCGGGGCCGGCGTAGCGGGCGAAAACCCGCCGGAAATCATCGCCCAGCCGCCGCGACAGGCCTTCGTCGTCGTCCCCCAGATCGAGCCGGTCCCGCAGCATGGCCCGGAACTCGGGCGAGGCGCCGCACCAGGCCGGGACCCGATCGGGTTCACGGTGGGCGTAGACGGCCAGGACCCGCTCGCGGGATGTCATGCGGGTCCTTTTTTATACCAGCCGGCGCCGCAAGTCAAAGTGCAGCCGCCGATGGACGGATGGATTTTGGGCCGCCCGGGCTTTGCGCTATAATTCGCCCGCCTCACCGGAAAGGGGGGCCGCCTTCATTCATAAGGAGCTCTCTTCATGTTCGACCTCAACGATAAAGTCTTGAAGTTATTCCAGGATTCCGACGCCCTCCTGCGCGGCCATTTCAAGCTGACCTCGGGCAAGCACTCCGAGTGGTACTTCGAGAAGATCCGGCTGATCGAGAAGCCGGCCGTCATGGATCGGATCATCGACCTCCTGGTCGAGAAGATCCGCCGCGAGGTGCCCGACTTCGACTACGTCGTCTCCCCTGCCTACGGGGCCATCGCCCTGGGCTTCCTGGCCGCCCTCAAACTGGGCAGGAAGTTCGCCTTCACCCAGCGGGTCGAGGAGAAGATGGCCTTCCGGGCCGGCTTCTCCGGACTCGAGGGCGCTCGGGCCGTCATCGTCGAGGACATCCTGACCACCGGGGGCTCTCTCAACGAGGTCGTGGCCGCCCTTAAGGAAAAAACCACCGAGGTGGCCGGAATCTATGTCCTGGTCGACCGCACCGGCGGCGCTGTCCCGATCGAAGGCCGGCCGGTGGGAAGCCTGCTGGCCCTCAAGGTCGAGGCCTTCGAGCCCGACGCCTGCCCCTTCTGCAAGCAGGGGCTGCCCCTGACCAAGCCCGGCGCCTCCGACAAGAAGGCTTGAGCGAGCAACCATGCGGCTCCTGATCATCAACCCCGGCTCCACATCGACCAAGATCGCCGTCTATGACGACGAGCGCGAGGTCTTCTCCGAGAACATCGCCCACACGGCCGAGGAGGTGGCGCCCTTCGCCCGCATCGTCGAACAGAAAGGCTTCCGCAAGGACATCATCCTGCGGGTGCTCAAGGAGCGGACGATCGATGCGACGAGCTTCGATGCGGTCGTCGGCCGGGGCGGACTGCTCAAGCCCATCCCGAGCGGCATCTTCGCCGTCAACGACCGCCTCCTGGAGGACCTCTTCCAGGGCGTCCAGGGCGAGCATGCCTCCAACCTGGGCGGCCTGATCGCCGACGAGATCGCCCGGCCGCTGGGCATCCCCGCCTTCATCGTCGATCCCGTCGTGGTCGACGAGCTGGCCGACTGGGCCCGCCTGACCGGGATGGCGGAGATCAAGCGGCGGAGCATCTTCCATGCCCTCAACCACAAATACGCGGCTCGGCTGGCGGCCCAAGAGCTGGGCAAGCCTTACCCAGAGTGCAATCTCATCGTCTGCCACTTGGGCGGCGGGATCTCCGTCGGCGCCCACGAAAAAGGCCGGGTCATCGACGTCAACAACGCGCTCAACGGCGAAGGGCCGATCGCCCCGGAGCGGGCCGGCACGGTACCGGCGGCCGATCTCGTGGAGCTCTGCTTCTCCGGCAAGCTCGGCAAGGACGACCTCAAGCGCAAGCTGGCGGGCAAGGGCGGCATGGTGGCCCTCCTTAAGACCAACGACATGCGCCCGATCGAAGCCCGCGTCCTGGCCGGCGATGCCGAAGCCAAGCTGGTTTTCGAAGCGATGACGGCAACCGTGGCCAAGCAGATCGGCGCCTGCGCGGCCGTCCTGTGCGGCGCCGTCGACGGCATCGTCCTGACGGGCGGGCTGGCCTACAGCCAGCCGTACGTCGACGGCATCGTCGCCCGCGTCAAGTTCCTGGGCCGGGTCTTCATCTACCCCGGCGAAAACGAAATGATCGCCCTGGCCACGGCCGCCCTGCGCGTGCTGCGGGGCGAAGACACGGCCAAGGTCTATTCATAAGAGAGGATTCATCCATGATCACAACGCTCGCCCAGATCGTCGAAAACGTCAAGGGCCGTCCTGCCAAACGGCTGTCCGTCGCCTGCGGCGAGGACCCCCACACCATCGAAGCGGTCGGCCGGGCCTGCCGGGAGGGCCTGGTCAAGGCCGTCCTGACCGGGTCCAAGGCCAAGATCGAGAAAGTCGCGGCCGAAAACAAAATCGACGCCGGCCTGTTCACCATCCTCGACGAGCCCGATCCGGCCAAAGCC
Coding sequences within:
- a CDS encoding alpha-L-fucosidase; amino-acid sequence: MKIRNKWKIGILLVLAGTTLLLLTACSPGPDKSAAAAVKPVTLIPEDKVRLSNDPAKTEIFRDAGLGLFIHWGPNSQLGTEISWPLNGASDDYVKRYYALAETFNPTAFDAAEWARLAKLAGIEYVCFTAKHHDGYAMFDTAYSDFKITKSPYGKDITAAVADAFRKEGILVGIYYSPGDFRYQFVTGKRFTHLYEADFTAGALFGPKQTTFLDYERGQIEELLTKYGDIFMIWFDGKCEPLKKRSWQVKQDVFIGRGEIPTPEQEIPGQADDRAWESCMTTSWQWAYQPNADVRTADEVIRNLIHIRARGGNMLLNVGPRPDGKIAPPDEALLRELGLWMSLYGEGVRGVRPWITTNEGDVWLTTRRSDGTVYAFVGLQYGLKGIKTPGGARFTLKSVKAGTGTQVSVLSQDGGVEWNEDKQGLHVTVSQTHSVQLIKTPAAMAKALGAKAPSMTWGPAWPIVVKITNATAGSVPAKKPVAKKK
- a CDS encoding L-rhamnose mutarotase, with amino-acid sequence MVAVLLAAFSEPKVQRFGQIIALKPEKLAYYKELHAAVWPSVLKRIKECNIRNYSIYLKEIEKGKFYLFAYFEYTGSDFAADMAKMAADPETQRWWKETDPCQTRIPLSGEKDWWSALEEVFHTD
- the buk gene encoding butyrate kinase, whose amino-acid sequence is MRLLIINPGSTSTKIAVYDDEREVFSENIAHTAEEVAPFARIVEQKGFRKDIILRVLKERTIDATSFDAVVGRGGLLKPIPSGIFAVNDRLLEDLFQGVQGEHASNLGGLIADEIARPLGIPAFIVDPVVVDELADWARLTGMAEIKRRSIFHALNHKYAARLAAQELGKPYPECNLIVCHLGGGISVGAHEKGRVIDVNNALNGEGPIAPERAGTVPAADLVELCFSGKLGKDDLKRKLAGKGGMVALLKTNDMRPIEARVLAGDAEAKLVFEAMTATVAKQIGACAAVLCGAVDGIVLTGGLAYSQPYVDGIVARVKFLGRVFIYPGENEMIALATAALRVLRGEDTAKVYS
- a CDS encoding radical SAM protein, which codes for MKKERRPEPVDVDLVLVFPPFERLLVSMENIGIGSIAASARAAGFRCAIINAGLYGLSTGQVIEILRRSRFRVLGLSTIHWTMPAAIEIARAVRSSHPHCHIILGGLEAALDADRLLRTQPCVDSIGLGEGERTVATLLRALSESADWRGIPGLAYRDGAVVRRSRPAGLIAPLDDLPLPARDDIAAVLAAGGPVSIGTSRGCPGRCSFCSVRAFYGVSEGPAWRGRSPRSIVAEMREITDRYGAHLFSFVDETAMGPGPRGPARLAELAGLIRTSGLTPEFFMAVRADQVEEPLFRELRSAGLRKVEVGLESMAPTQLKRFGKGTRVADNRRALQILEKLGLAVEILMIPFDPGVTAGELRTNLRFYRKRFQTGRSYDVAPLSMGNYLCPYPGTGTRAVYERNGWLAGDGQVSFRALDARLQKVGHALMRFIGSAEFVFPRSYMNLGNLWVNSAGLPASVSDRIGGMCSETGNLFLDFAEWALKITAGPQPIPIQEIGRLIDDLRRFLARLQPLREELGALVEAHANDRRPMPRGTSDLAKRLFLLARRRKRRILIEASRAPDPYRIITGILDALTRDAPS
- the pyrE gene encoding orotate phosphoribosyltransferase, whose protein sequence is MFDLNDKVLKLFQDSDALLRGHFKLTSGKHSEWYFEKIRLIEKPAVMDRIIDLLVEKIRREVPDFDYVVSPAYGAIALGFLAALKLGRKFAFTQRVEEKMAFRAGFSGLEGARAVIVEDILTTGGSLNEVVAALKEKTTEVAGIYVLVDRTGGAVPIEGRPVGSLLALKVEAFEPDACPFCKQGLPLTKPGASDKKA
- a CDS encoding sodium/solute symporter (Members of the Solute:Sodium Symporter (SSS), TC 2.A.21 as described in tcdb.org, catalyze solute:Na+ symport. Known solutes for members of the family include sugars, amino acids, nucleosides, inositols, vitamins, urea or anions, depending on the system.) — translated: MGSSLRLAWPDLAVIAVYLTGIVGLGLWAWKGRRSRTGSSQEYFLAGGSLRWPIIGLALFSTNISTIHLVSLAQEGYVNGLAYGNFEWMAAFLLVVLSFFFAPFYIRSRVATLPDFLEKRYSRASRDWLAVLSIFSAVFIHIGFSLYTGAVVLKGLFGIPINVSIVLTAVLTGLYTIVGGLLAVVLTESVQTVILIAGAACVVVIGLVQVGGWGGLAASVEPVKLTILRTAAETPSLPWYAVFLGYPVIGLWYWCADQTIVQRVLGAKDERNARLGPLFAGFIKILPVFLFVLPGLIAAGLVRQGKLPAFGDSADTYSVLINHLLPVGLKGVVAAALLAALMSTVSGALNSIATLFSLDLYKRWRPATSDRKLTHIGRVVTFIAMVAAILWSPLISHFQSIFQGVTALICYIAPPITAVFLWGVFWKRASAKAAAATLTIGSALGLGVFFLDWFKAKTGWNVPSMMATFYLFVICSIVLAAVSYLKPHRHTPESEALVWRNPWAAVRGTWTGLFDYRLVAAVLIVIMIGLYIVFA